CTGCTCGAACGACGGGGTCGCCACCGGGTTGGCCTTGAAGTAGTCGACCATGCTCTGCAGGTCGATGCGTCCGCTGTCGGCCCGGTTGGTGCCCTCAGCCAGGGTGAAGAAGTTGTCTCCACCCGCTGCGAGGAACGAGTTCGCCACCACCGTGAAGGTGTCCGCAGCCTCGACCAGTTCGCCGTTCAGGTAGATCGCGGTGATCCGCGATCCGACTGGCGACGTCGGGTCGTAGGTGTACTCGAGACCCTCAGAAACGGCGAGCTTGAGGAACGGCCGCTGCGCACCGGCAGGCTGCCACTGCTCTTCGAACACCTGCTTCAGCTGGGCGCCGGTGAGCGTCAGCGTGGTCAGTGTGTTGGCGAACGGCTGAACGTTCGCCGCCTCCGCGTAGGTGACGTTGCCGTCCGGATCGCTCGGCCCGGAAGAGGCATAGACCAGGTCGGCCCGCAGCCCGCCCGGGTTCATCAGCGCGATCTGTGCACCGAGTTCCTGGGCAGCCCAGAGCTGGACGTCGGCGACGAAGTTGCCGAGCGTCGACTCTCCACCGCGGTTCTCGGGGAACGGGTTGGTCGCGGTCGGGTTCTGCACCGCGCGGTAGAAGTTGTCGGTGATCTCACCGACCTTCACCGAACCGAGTTCCTTCGCCACCGCCACTGCATCGGCGACGATGGCCGCCACCTCCGCGTCGGGGGTGAAACCGGACAGCGGCAGCACCTCGGCGGTGAAGCTCACCAGTTCCTTGGTGATCGGGTCGACCGTCAGGTCCATGTGCCCGTAGAACGAGCCGTACTGACCAGCCGAAAGGACCAGACGCGGCCGGTCCATGCCGGGCACGGTCACTTCGTGGTCGTACGCGAGATGCGTGTGACCGGAGACGATCGCCGAGATCTCGGGGTCGATCCCCATCACGATCTGGCCGAAGGCCGAGTCATCCGTCGAGCTCTCGATCGCCGGAGTGGCCGCGCCCTCGTGCACCAGCAGCACCAGCACGTCGGCTTCACCATTCGCGGCGTTGCCGTCGCTGAGGTAATCGGCGACCCGGTTGACCTCGTCGATGATCGAGCGCACCTCGAGCGTAGCGATGCCGGCCGGGCTGACCAGCTCCGGCAGCGCCTCGGTCACGGCGCCGATGAAGCCGACGCTCACGCCCTGGAACTCCTGCAGGAAGTACTCGTCGTAGGCGGGAGCACCGGTTGCGCGGTCGTACAGGTTCGCCGCAACGTACGGCCAGTCGGCGGCGTCGAGGATGCGGTCATCCACGTCGGCACGGCCCTGGTCGAACTCGTGGTTACCGAACGACGAGCCGTCGAAGCCCATGGCGTTCAGGGCGTCGATGGTCGGCCGGTCGTTCTGGATGAACGAGGTGAAAGTGGACGCGCCGATCATGTCACCGGCTCCGACGAACGTCGTGTTCGGGTTCTGGGCTTCCCAGAAGTCGACCATTCCGCCCATCTGGGCGGCGCCGGGAATCGGCGGGTTGCCTGCGACGAACTCGAGGCGACCGTGGAAGTCGTTCACCGTGAGGATCTCGATCTCCACCGGCGCAACCTCGGCGCTGACGCCGACCTTGATCGGGTCGTGGTCGCTTGACCGGAACACGGTTCCCGCCTCGGCGGCGTCGAACTCGTAGCCGCGGTCGCCCCACTCGGGGGAGTTGATGTTCCAGACACCGACGCCGGTGACGGATGCCGCCACGGACGCACTCGCGAACACGTGGTCAAGCGAGCCCAGCTCGCCGTCGAACGTGTAGGTGTACTGGCCGTCGGTCTTCGCCGGAACCAGGTCGACGTAACCGGCCGAGGTGAACACCTGGGCCGGGTCTTCCTCGGCGTAGGCGTTGAAGTCGCCGATCAGGAAGACGTCCTCGCTGCCGCTGGCCGGAATCACCGTGTCGTTCACGAAGGCCAGCAGGCTGTTCGCCTGCTCGACGCGCTCGGCGTTGAAGAAGCCCTGACCGTCGGCGGGCTCGGCACCGGTGCCGCCACCCTTGGACTTGAAGTGGTTGGCGACGACGCTGAACACCTTGCCGCTGCTGTTCGCGGTGAACGCCTGCGCGAGCGGCTCACGGGCGATGTCCCACACGGTCTCGTCGACCTGCGTGAGGCTGGCACCGCTGGGGGTGACGGCGGCCGGCTTGAAGATGATCGCGTTCGTGATGAAGTCGGTGATCGCGGCATCCTGCAGCGCAGCCGGTGTGCGCACGTAATCCCACGTGCCCGCCCCTGCGGCCGCGTTCAGGCCGGCGACCAGGTCGGCGAGGGCCTCGTCGACGGTCTCACCGAGCTTGACCGAGTTCTCGATCTCCTGAAGCGCGACAACGTCGGCATCGAGACCGTTGATGGCCGCGATGATCTTCGACTTCTGAATGGCGAAGTCGGCGGCGGTGTCGGCTCCGCGGGCCTGCGAGTTCTGGCTCGTCAGGGTCGTGAAGTAGTTGAAGACGTTGAAGGCAGCGACGCTGAAGTCTCCGCCGACCTCGGGAGCGGCCTCCGGACGCGGGTTCAGCATCTCGAACGTCGGCTTGGCCGACGCGGGGCTGGCGTCATTGATCGGCGTGGTGGGCTGCAGGCGCCACTCGTTGAAGCCCCAGGCGAGGATGTACCCGGCCTCGGGGAAGTCGACCCGGTCGCCGTTTCGCACCACCGTGTCGGCGGTGAAGTACGGCTGGGTGCCGGGGTGCTGCGCGTTGTCGACGCGGATGCTGTAGCCGTCATCGAGCAGGATGCGGCTCGCCCGGTTGGCTGCGGCGATCGCGTTCGCGTCGGGTCCGGCATCCGTGGTCTCGGTGCTCTTAACCGGCAACTCGCCCGGGTCGAGCCACAGTTCGCCGAAGCTGAACAGGTTGTGGCTGGAGATGACGCGGTAGTCACCGGTCGGGCTGACCAGCATGTTCTCGTACGGCTCGCGGTCGCTGCCGACAACGCTGTCGGGTAGCGGGGTAGCGGCGGGGACGCCGACGCCCGCGGCCACGAGTTCCACGACGCCGGTCGCGCCACTCGCGTTGATCTGGGTCTGGTCGAAGTTCTCACCCGCGGTGCCGGTGACGGTCACCTTGTCACCGATGGCGATGCCGGCGGGGTTCTTGCTGCCGAGGAAGACGAAAAGTGCGTCGGAGACGCCGGGCGTGACATCCGCGCCCTCGCTCTGAACGACGATGCCGCGATAGCCGCTGACACCGCGGTAATCCGCGGTGACGATGCCCTCGACCGTGACGGTCTGGCCAGCGATCGGGGTGGTGGCAGCGGAGCCCTGAACATCAGCGATGCTGTGGGTCGGGGTTGCGGCGTATGCCGCCGGGACTGTCAGCCCGGTGATGGCCAGCGTGGCAGTGGCGACGGCCGCCACGCCGATGAGCCGCCGCGCGGGGCGCCGGGGCTCGAGTTGGGGTGTTCGCATCAAGTGTCTCCCTTATGAGGTGGAACCGAGCTGCGGAGGCACCCCAAAGGGGGCCACCCGCGTGGGGGTGATCCGTAGCCTAGGAGTCAGCTACAAATATGACTAGAGCCAGCACAGAATCGTCACGTTCTGGCCACCCGGCGGTCACATTCGGCGTAGGGTGCGCCGGGTTCGCTAACGTGTTCGGGTGCTCACCGCGATCTTCGGCCTGACGGGCGCGCTGCTGTTCGGCGCCGCCGACTTTCTCGGCGGGCTGGGGTCGAAGCGGATCAGCGCGTTGCGGGTGACCGCCGTGGCGGGCGCGACCGGTTTCGTCGTCCTGCTCGTGGCGCTGCCGGTGGTCGGTGGCGCCTGGTCGACGGAGGCGGTGCTGCTCGGCGCCCTCTCGGGCATCACCGGGGCGGCCGCGATCGCGCTGCTTTATGCGTGCCTGGCGATCGGCCCGATGAGCATCCTGTCGCCGTTGACCGCGGTCGTCTCGGCGATCGTGCCGATGACCTGGGGGCTTCTGCAGGGCGAGGCATTGCGCCCGGTCGGCTACTGGGCGCTCGCGCTGGCGCTGGTCGCCGTCGTCCTGGTCGGCTTCGTGCCCGAGCGAGGAGCGGTGCGGCCGACCCCGCGCGGACTGGGGATGGCGGTGGCATCCGGAACCCTGATCGGAGCGTTCCTGATCATCATCGACGCGACTCCGGATGACTCGGGGCTCGTGCCGCTCGTGGTGAACCGCCTGGTCAACAGTGTGTCGATGTTCGCGGCCGTCGCCGTTCTCGCTGTCGTTGCGCTGCGCCGGTCGCGCGCCAGGGCAGCGTTGGGCGCCCGCACGTCGGCGACTGAGGGTGAGTCGCTGGCGGTGCGCGACTTGCGGTCAGGGGGCGGTCGCTGGCTGCCCGGTTTGAAGTTCGCGCTCGCCTGCGGCGTGGTCGACGCCATCGCGAACGCGCTGCTGCTGGTCGGATTGCGGCTGGGTGAGCTCACCGTGATGAGCGTGCTCACGGCGATGTATCCGGCGGGCACCATCCTGCTCGCGGCGATCGTGCTGCGAGAGCGGATCACGCCCGTGCAGATCATTGGCCTGGTGCTCGCGCTCGCTGCGGCGGGGATGCTCGCGCTGGCGTAGTGCGGGTGGGCTGAGCCGGTGGTGTTCAGCGGAAATGGCGGAGAAATTGACATCCGGTGACGGAAGTTCCTCCATTTCGCGCTGATCCGAAATCCATTCCTCCATTCCAGAGGGCCGCCGCGAGAGGAACTCCTTCTTTCCGGTCACCGGGGCGTTGGGAGCACCCCAGTCCAGTCCTCCATGGAGGGATGGGGCCCCGCAAAGTGCGCAGAAGTCAGGATTCCCGCAGCGCTCGCCCCTCGACATCCCGACACTGCTCGCATGACAATCCTCGACACCGTAAACGCCGTCGGATCTCTCGCATCGAGGCGACAACTCGCCGCTCTTGGACTCAAACGCTCCGCGGTCGACGCCGCGCTCGATCGCGGTGAGCTGCTACCAATACGCCCCGGGTGGGTTGGAACGCCCACCGCGAACCAGCTCGCGGTCACGGCGGTGCTTCATGGCGCGCGTCTCACCGGCTCCACAGCCCTGCGTGCATTCGGAATCTGGAACGGAGAAGACGCCGGGCTGCACCTGCAGGTGCCGCCGAATTCGCATCGCCGGCTCCAGCAACCAGCGACTCCGGTGGCCATGTTCACGCCGCCAAAGTTCGTGCCGAGCGGAGTCGTCGTTCATTGGGTGCCGGCCGCGCCGACCGCGCCAGACGAACCCGCCTGGCGAGTCACCGTCGCCGACGCCTTGCTCACCTTCGCGCGGTCCGACAGCGAGGAGCACGCGCTTGCCGCGATCGAGAGCGCCGTCTACCTGAAGCGGGTGTCGCGAACCGGAATGGCCGCGCTCCTCACCCGGATGCCGCGGCGCATCCGACGGCGCGCGAAGCGGCTCATGTACCTATCCGAGTCGGGACTCGAGACCATCGGGTTGATCCGCTGCGAGCCGTTCGGCCCCCTCCAGCAGCAAGTTCGAATCGGACCGGACCGTGTCGACCTCGTCATCGACGGCTGGCTGAT
The Diaminobutyricimonas sp. LJ205 genome window above contains:
- a CDS encoding ExeM/NucH family extracellular endonuclease, which gives rise to MRTPQLEPRRPARRLIGVAAVATATLAITGLTVPAAYAATPTHSIADVQGSAATTPIAGQTVTVEGIVTADYRGVSGYRGIVVQSEGADVTPGVSDALFVFLGSKNPAGIAIGDKVTVTGTAGENFDQTQINASGATGVVELVAAGVGVPAATPLPDSVVGSDREPYENMLVSPTGDYRVISSHNLFSFGELWLDPGELPVKSTETTDAGPDANAIAAANRASRILLDDGYSIRVDNAQHPGTQPYFTADTVVRNGDRVDFPEAGYILAWGFNEWRLQPTTPINDASPASAKPTFEMLNPRPEAAPEVGGDFSVAAFNVFNYFTTLTSQNSQARGADTAADFAIQKSKIIAAINGLDADVVALQEIENSVKLGETVDEALADLVAGLNAAAGAGTWDYVRTPAALQDAAITDFITNAIIFKPAAVTPSGASLTQVDETVWDIAREPLAQAFTANSSGKVFSVVANHFKSKGGGTGAEPADGQGFFNAERVEQANSLLAFVNDTVIPASGSEDVFLIGDFNAYAEEDPAQVFTSAGYVDLVPAKTDGQYTYTFDGELGSLDHVFASASVAASVTGVGVWNINSPEWGDRGYEFDAAEAGTVFRSSDHDPIKVGVSAEVAPVEIEILTVNDFHGRLEFVAGNPPIPGAAQMGGMVDFWEAQNPNTTFVGAGDMIGASTFTSFIQNDRPTIDALNAMGFDGSSFGNHEFDQGRADVDDRILDAADWPYVAANLYDRATGAPAYDEYFLQEFQGVSVGFIGAVTEALPELVSPAGIATLEVRSIIDEVNRVADYLSDGNAANGEADVLVLLVHEGAATPAIESSTDDSAFGQIVMGIDPEISAIVSGHTHLAYDHEVTVPGMDRPRLVLSAGQYGSFYGHMDLTVDPITKELVSFTAEVLPLSGFTPDAEVAAIVADAVAVAKELGSVKVGEITDNFYRAVQNPTATNPFPENRGGESTLGNFVADVQLWAAQELGAQIALMNPGGLRADLVYASSGPSDPDGNVTYAEAANVQPFANTLTTLTLTGAQLKQVFEEQWQPAGAQRPFLKLAVSEGLEYTYDPTSPVGSRITAIYLNGELVEAADTFTVVANSFLAAGGDNFFTLAEGTNRADSGRIDLQSMVDYFKANPVATPSFEQRAVGVHVSAPDADGYSAGDQVTLDLSSLLLSRGGPTTGTVEVLAGSTVLGSATIDGTIVDTTDEQGRAQVQVTIPADAAEGTLVLTIRVVETGTSIDVPLQIVSNLEEIANTKAPKITGDARVGKTLKVNEGNWSVEKPKFGYQWLRDGQPIDGATGESYKLTQADAGHQISVEVTASASGFAPGTATTKKVEVNAPVGIFGWLFS
- a CDS encoding EamA family transporter — encoded protein: MLTAIFGLTGALLFGAADFLGGLGSKRISALRVTAVAGATGFVVLLVALPVVGGAWSTEAVLLGALSGITGAAAIALLYACLAIGPMSILSPLTAVVSAIVPMTWGLLQGEALRPVGYWALALALVAVVLVGFVPERGAVRPTPRGLGMAVASGTLIGAFLIIIDATPDDSGLVPLVVNRLVNSVSMFAAVAVLAVVALRRSRARAALGARTSATEGESLAVRDLRSGGGRWLPGLKFALACGVVDAIANALLLVGLRLGELTVMSVLTAMYPAGTILLAAIVLRERITPVQIIGLVLALAAAGMLALA
- a CDS encoding endonuclease domain-containing protein produces the protein MTILDTVNAVGSLASRRQLAALGLKRSAVDAALDRGELLPIRPGWVGTPTANQLAVTAVLHGARLTGSTALRAFGIWNGEDAGLHLQVPPNSHRRLQQPATPVAMFTPPKFVPSGVVVHWVPAAPTAPDEPAWRVTVADALLTFARSDSEEHALAAIESAVYLKRVSRTGMAALLTRMPRRIRRRAKRLMYLSESGLETIGLIRCEPFGPLQQQVRIGPDRVDLVIDGWLIIEWDGDAYHDPVQDRRRTNRLIRAGYRVLRFGAHDLLRAWEETRETILEMLRAKDVAGVA